One segment of Thermoanaerobacter kivui DNA contains the following:
- the rplJ gene encoding 50S ribosomal protein L10: MGTAKEKKQQIVAEFKDKLSRAQTVIFSNFSGLTVEDDTILRRKFREANSEYKVYKNTLMTIAAKELGYGDDLIKYFEGPTSVAFGYDDPVAPAKVLVEFMKDHKGIELKAGLVNGKLVTVEEIKALAELPSREELVAKALGSMKAPITNLVFVLSGTLRSLLYALNAVKEKKQAEA; this comes from the coding sequence GTGGGCACAGCAAAAGAGAAAAAGCAACAAATCGTAGCAGAGTTTAAAGACAAATTGTCACGAGCACAAACAGTGATTTTTTCAAACTTTAGTGGCTTGACTGTAGAAGATGATACTATATTAAGACGCAAATTTAGAGAAGCTAATTCTGAGTACAAAGTCTACAAAAATACTTTAATGACTATTGCAGCTAAGGAACTAGGCTATGGAGATGATTTAATTAAATATTTTGAAGGGCCAACTTCTGTAGCTTTTGGATACGATGACCCTGTTGCGCCTGCTAAAGTTCTTGTGGAATTTATGAAAGATCACAAGGGAATTGAGTTAAAAGCAGGTCTTGTAAATGGGAAGTTAGTGACAGTTGAAGAAATTAAGGCTTTGGCAGAGCTTCCTTCAAGGGAAGAGCTTGTGGCGAAAGCTTTGGGCAGCATGAAAGCTCCTATTACAAATCTCGTTTTTGTGCTGTCTGGTACATTGAGAAGTTTGTTATATGCTTTGAATGCAGTGAAAGAGAAAAAGCAAGCTGAAGCTTGA
- the rplA gene encoding 50S ribosomal protein L1, with product MKRGKKYLESLKLYDKTQQYSSDEAIDIVLKTAKANFDETIDLAVRLGVDPRHADQQVRGTVVLPHGTGKSVKVLVFAKGEKAKEAEAAGADYVGAEELVAKIQNENWFDYDVVVATPDMMAAVGRLGKILGPKGLMPNPKSGTVTFDLEKAIKEIKAGKIEYRVDKAGIIHVPIGKKSFGKEKLLENFRAVMDAIIKSKPAAAKGQYIKSVVLSSTMGPGVKVNPLKIF from the coding sequence ATGAAACGTGGGAAAAAATATTTAGAGAGCTTAAAGTTATATGACAAAACACAGCAGTATTCCAGTGATGAAGCAATAGATATTGTTTTGAAAACTGCAAAGGCAAATTTTGACGAAACAATTGATTTAGCTGTAAGACTAGGTGTTGACCCAAGACATGCTGACCAACAGGTAAGAGGTACAGTAGTGCTTCCTCACGGAACAGGAAAAAGTGTGAAAGTATTAGTTTTTGCAAAAGGGGAAAAAGCTAAAGAAGCAGAAGCAGCAGGCGCTGATTATGTGGGAGCAGAAGAATTAGTTGCAAAAATTCAAAATGAAAATTGGTTTGATTATGATGTTGTAGTTGCAACTCCTGATATGATGGCAGCTGTAGGGAGATTAGGTAAAATATTAGGTCCAAAAGGATTAATGCCAAACCCTAAATCAGGTACTGTGACTTTTGATTTAGAAAAAGCTATTAAAGAAATTAAAGCTGGTAAGATTGAGTACAGGGTGGATAAAGCAGGTATAATTCACGTTCCTATAGGGAAAAAATCCTTTGGGAAAGAGAAGTTATTAGAAAACTTCAGAGCAGTTATGGATGCTATAATCAAGTCCAAACCAGCAGCCGCAAAAGGACAATACATCAAAAGTGTAGTGTTATCTTCTACAATGGGACCAGGTGTGAAGGTTAATCCTTTAAAGATTTTTTAA
- the rplK gene encoding 50S ribosomal protein L11 codes for MAKKVAAVVKIQLPAGKATPAPPVGTALGPHGVNIMAFCKEFNERTAKDAGLIIPVVITIYADRSFSFITKTPPAAVLLKKAAGIESGSPQPNKQKVGKITREQLREIAEIKMKDLNASDIEAAMRMIAGTARSMGIEIV; via the coding sequence ATGGCAAAGAAAGTGGCAGCAGTTGTAAAAATACAGTTGCCAGCGGGAAAAGCTACTCCTGCGCCACCAGTAGGTACTGCTTTAGGACCTCACGGTGTTAATATAATGGCTTTTTGTAAAGAGTTCAATGAAAGGACAGCCAAAGACGCAGGGCTAATAATTCCTGTTGTTATTACAATATATGCAGACAGGTCATTTAGTTTTATAACTAAAACTCCACCAGCAGCTGTGCTACTCAAAAAGGCAGCTGGAATAGAGTCAGGTTCTCCGCAACCTAACAAACAAAAAGTAGGAAAAATTACAAGGGAGCAGCTTAGAGAAATTGCTGAAATCAAGATGAAAGACTTAAATGCTTCTGATATAGAGGCTGCTATGCGGATGATAGCAGGTACTGCAAGAAGCATGGGTATAGAGATTGTATAA
- the nusG gene encoding transcription termination/antitermination protein NusG: MPEKENAKWYVVHTYSGYENKVKANLEKIVENRNLQHLIHQIIVPTEKVVEIKDGKKKTVERKIFPGYVLVKMVMTDDTWYVVRNTRGVTGFVGPGSKPVPLTEAEVRALGIKEIPTAVDLNVKDTVRVISGPFENFIGVVQEIYPERQKAKVLISMFGRETPVEFDLVQLQKI, translated from the coding sequence ATGCCAGAAAAAGAAAATGCAAAGTGGTATGTGGTTCATACCTATTCTGGATATGAAAACAAAGTTAAGGCTAATTTAGAGAAAATTGTAGAGAATAGGAATTTGCAGCATTTAATTCACCAAATCATCGTACCTACGGAAAAAGTTGTTGAGATTAAAGACGGTAAAAAGAAAACTGTCGAGAGAAAGATTTTCCCGGGTTACGTTTTGGTGAAAATGGTTATGACAGATGATACTTGGTACGTTGTGCGAAATACCAGGGGTGTTACAGGATTTGTAGGCCCTGGATCTAAACCTGTACCATTAACTGAAGCGGAAGTTAGAGCTTTAGGTATAAAAGAGATTCCAACTGCAGTTGACCTTAATGTAAAAGATACTGTCAGGGTTATTTCTGGGCCTTTTGAGAATTTTATTGGAGTAGTTCAAGAGATTTATCCAGAAAGACAAAAGGCGAAAGTTTTAATTTCCATGTTTGGGAGAGAGACACCGGTTGAATTTGACCTTGTACAACTTCAAAAAATATAA
- the secE gene encoding preprotein translocase subunit SecE: MAGEGRKIVKFFKDVRAEMKKVTWPSRETMITYTEIVLIVVALFTVFIFLIDSVFSYLLKLIIKV; encoded by the coding sequence ATGGCCGGTGAAGGAAGAAAAATTGTCAAGTTTTTCAAAGATGTAAGGGCAGAAATGAAAAAGGTGACATGGCCAAGCAGAGAAACTATGATAACTTATACGGAAATTGTATTAATAGTAGTAGCTCTTTTTACAGTATTCATTTTTTTGATTGACTCAGTTTTTAGTTATCTATTAAAGCTCATTATTAAAGTTTAA
- the rpmG gene encoding 50S ribosomal protein L33 produces MRVKITLACTECKNRNYHTTKNKKNDPDRLELMKYCKFCKKHTLHRETK; encoded by the coding sequence TTGAGAGTAAAAATTACATTGGCATGTACTGAGTGTAAGAATAGAAACTATCATACAACAAAAAATAAGAAGAATGACCCTGATAGGTTAGAATTAATGAAATACTGCAAATTCTGCAAAAAGCATACCTTGCATAGAGAGACTAAGTAG
- the sigH gene encoding RNA polymerase sporulation sigma factor SigH — MKSGTQQDYYEPYDHMQEEEIVFKAQKGDEAALEYLIDRYKSFVKTKARAYFLVGADREDIVQEGMIGLYKAIRDYKSDKLTSFKAFAELCITRQIITAIKTATRQKHIPLNSYVSLNKPIFDEESDRTLMDIVSNECISDPEELIISKEEYVNIESKMEELLSGLEWEVLVSYLDGKSYQEIAEDLSRHVKSIDNALQRVKRKLERYLEMRNS, encoded by the coding sequence GTGAAATCTGGGACGCAGCAGGACTACTATGAACCATACGACCACATGCAGGAGGAAGAAATTGTTTTTAAAGCTCAAAAGGGGGATGAGGCTGCCTTAGAGTATCTTATCGATAGGTATAAGAGCTTTGTAAAAACTAAAGCACGAGCGTATTTTTTAGTCGGCGCAGACAGAGAGGACATTGTGCAAGAAGGAATGATAGGGCTTTATAAGGCAATTCGCGATTACAAAAGTGATAAGCTCACCTCTTTTAAGGCTTTTGCGGAATTATGCATAACTCGTCAAATTATCACCGCTATCAAAACTGCCACAAGGCAAAAACACATACCTTTGAATTCTTATGTTTCCCTCAATAAGCCGATCTTTGATGAAGAGTCTGACAGAACGCTTATGGATATTGTCTCCAATGAATGTATTTCTGACCCTGAAGAATTAATAATAAGCAAAGAGGAATACGTTAATATTGAGAGCAAAATGGAAGAGTTGTTAAGTGGCTTAGAGTGGGAAGTTTTGGTATCATATTTAGATGGTAAATCATATCAAGAAATCGCTGAAGATTTAAGCAGACATGTGAAATCCATAGATAATGCTCTGCAAAGGGTCAAAAGAAAATTAGAAAGATATCTTGAAATGAGGAACAGCTAA
- a CDS encoding NYN domain-containing protein, whose protein sequence is MYMLVDGYNVINNWQVLKEEAQKSLEDARSKLIDMLADFKGYSGINIILVFDAMYVKGSLEKHEEINGIEVVYTKEGESADYFIESKVVELSKKEQVVVVSSDWTIQQVVLAHGAIRMSARELYEEMNKYIESHKKSYVNNIYKDNLESRLDDEIVKKLRKMSESS, encoded by the coding sequence ATGTACATGCTTGTAGATGGTTACAATGTCATAAACAACTGGCAGGTCCTTAAAGAGGAAGCACAAAAAAGCTTGGAAGATGCAAGAAGTAAATTGATTGATATGCTGGCTGACTTTAAGGGGTATTCAGGTATAAACATAATATTGGTTTTTGATGCTATGTATGTAAAGGGAAGTTTAGAAAAACACGAAGAAATTAATGGGATTGAGGTAGTTTATACAAAAGAAGGAGAATCGGCGGATTATTTTATAGAGTCAAAAGTAGTGGAATTGTCTAAAAAGGAACAGGTGGTTGTGGTGAGTTCCGATTGGACTATTCAACAGGTGGTTTTAGCCCATGGTGCAATAAGGATGTCTGCCAGAGAGCTTTATGAAGAAATGAATAAATATATTGAAAGTCACAAGAAAAGTTATGTGAATAATATTTATAAAGACAATTTGGAATCTCGCCTTGATGATGAAATCGTAAAAAAGTTGCGCAAAATGTCAGAAAGCAGCTAA
- the rlmB gene encoding 23S rRNA (guanosine(2251)-2'-O)-methyltransferase RlmB, whose protein sequence is MEEQNIIFGRNPVIEAIRGGREIEKIYVSKTAGGNISKIINLAKENGIVVSTTDNETLDKLSNFQNHQGVVALCALYKYFDVEDLLEYAEQKGEKPFLVILDGITDPHNLGAIIRSAEAFGVHGIIIPKRRAVGVNATVVKTSAGAVEYVKIAKVSNINKTIKKLKEKGLWIVGTEANAEKSFGDLDYDIPLALVIGSEGEGISKLILQNCDFVVKIPMWGHINSLNASVAASLMIYQIVSKRIK, encoded by the coding sequence ATGGAAGAACAAAATATAATTTTTGGAAGAAATCCAGTGATAGAAGCTATAAGAGGCGGTAGAGAAATTGAAAAGATTTATGTTTCTAAAACTGCAGGTGGAAATATTTCAAAAATAATAAACCTTGCAAAAGAAAATGGTATTGTAGTTTCAACTACTGATAATGAAACGCTGGATAAACTCTCTAATTTTCAGAATCATCAAGGAGTTGTAGCTTTATGTGCTCTGTACAAATATTTTGACGTAGAAGACCTTTTAGAATATGCTGAGCAAAAGGGAGAGAAGCCTTTTTTAGTAATACTTGATGGCATAACAGACCCCCATAATTTAGGTGCGATCATAAGGAGTGCAGAAGCTTTTGGAGTTCACGGGATCATAATTCCCAAAAGACGAGCTGTTGGCGTTAATGCTACTGTGGTGAAAACTTCAGCAGGAGCAGTTGAGTACGTAAAAATTGCAAAGGTATCTAATATAAATAAAACTATAAAAAAACTTAAGGAAAAAGGATTGTGGATTGTTGGCACAGAAGCAAATGCAGAGAAAAGTTTTGGAGATTTAGATTATGATATTCCCCTTGCGCTTGTCATTGGAAGTGAAGGAGAAGGGATTTCCAAATTAATTTTACAAAACTGCGATTTTGTAGTTAAAATTCCTATGTGGGGGCATATAAATTCTCTCAATGCCTCTGTTGCAGCTTCTCTGATGATTTATCAAATTGTATCAAAAAGAATTAAGTAA
- a CDS encoding Mini-ribonuclease 3 has protein sequence MFYKKGVLSLSPLVLAFIGDSVYDLYIRTMTVNKSNRPVHFLNKETVKYVKAKSQANAIKRIYDFLTEEEKDIVKRGRNVKSATIPKNADVQDYRYATAFEALIGYLYLTKDFKRLEEILKLSVQFNEE, from the coding sequence ATTTTTTACAAAAAGGGGGTTTTAAGTCTATCACCCCTCGTTTTGGCTTTTATAGGAGATAGCGTTTATGACCTTTATATTCGTACAATGACAGTTAACAAAAGCAATCGTCCAGTCCACTTTTTGAACAAAGAGACGGTCAAGTATGTTAAAGCCAAATCTCAAGCTAACGCCATAAAAAGAATTTACGATTTTCTCACTGAAGAAGAAAAAGACATTGTAAAAAGAGGAAGAAATGTAAAGTCTGCTACAATACCTAAAAACGCCGATGTACAAGATTACAGATATGCTACAGCTTTTGAGGCTTTAATTGGCTATTTGTATCTTACAAAAGATTTTAAAAGGTTAGAAGAGATACTCAAGCTTTCTGTACAATTCAATGAAGAATAA
- the cysS gene encoding cysteine--tRNA ligase produces MKLYNTLSRTKEDFEPLNDKIVNMYVCGPTVYNYIHIGNARAFIVFDTVRRYLEYKGYKVNYVQNFTDIDDKIIKRAQEENITTKEVAEKYIEEYFKDADNLGIKRATVHPKATEHIEDIIEFIKILIDKGYAYVVNGNVYFETAKFKDYGKLSHKNIEELEAGARIEVNEEKKNPMDFVLWKAQKPGEPAWESPWGKGRPGWHIECSVMSTKYLGKTLDIHAGGPDLIFPHHENEIAQSEAAYGVPFSKYWMHIGYLNINNEKMSKSKGNFFTVRDLTEKYNPEVLRLFMLMAHYRSPINFSLDLMEQANSAHERLTNAVSNLKHLLNVCKDRELNEQEKQLIEKFEEYKKEFERAMDDDFNTADAISVLFEMAKTANTNISGNSSKKLIEYILEVFLKSSEILGLFYKGTEVQLNDEEIMALIEERQKARKEKNWKLADEIRDKLKERGIILEDTPEGVRWKKV; encoded by the coding sequence ATGAAGCTGTATAATACTCTTTCACGGACAAAAGAGGATTTTGAACCTTTAAATGATAAAATAGTCAACATGTATGTATGCGGACCAACGGTTTACAATTACATTCACATAGGAAATGCTAGGGCTTTCATTGTGTTTGACACTGTAAGAAGGTATTTGGAGTACAAAGGATATAAGGTGAATTACGTTCAAAATTTTACTGATATTGACGATAAAATAATTAAAAGAGCACAGGAAGAAAACATCACTACAAAAGAAGTAGCGGAAAAGTATATAGAAGAGTATTTTAAAGATGCTGATAATTTAGGGATAAAGAGAGCCACAGTTCATCCCAAAGCTACAGAGCATATAGAAGACATAATTGAGTTTATAAAAATTCTCATTGATAAAGGATATGCCTATGTGGTAAATGGCAATGTTTATTTTGAAACGGCTAAATTTAAGGACTATGGCAAACTTTCTCACAAAAATATAGAAGAATTAGAGGCAGGAGCAAGGATAGAAGTAAATGAGGAAAAGAAAAACCCCATGGATTTTGTGCTGTGGAAAGCGCAAAAACCCGGTGAACCGGCTTGGGAGAGCCCGTGGGGTAAAGGCAGGCCTGGTTGGCATATAGAATGCTCTGTTATGTCTACAAAATATTTGGGGAAAACATTGGATATCCATGCAGGAGGTCCTGATTTGATTTTTCCTCATCACGAAAATGAAATTGCTCAAAGTGAAGCAGCCTATGGAGTTCCATTTTCTAAATATTGGATGCACATAGGATATCTGAATATAAACAATGAAAAAATGTCAAAATCAAAAGGCAATTTCTTTACAGTAAGAGATCTGACCGAAAAATACAATCCTGAAGTGTTAAGACTTTTTATGCTTATGGCTCATTACAGAAGCCCTATTAATTTTAGCTTAGACCTTATGGAGCAGGCAAATTCTGCTCATGAAAGGTTGACAAATGCTGTAAGTAATTTAAAACATCTACTTAATGTGTGCAAGGATAGGGAATTAAATGAACAAGAGAAACAGTTGATTGAAAAATTTGAGGAATATAAAAAGGAATTTGAAAGAGCGATGGATGACGATTTTAATACAGCAGATGCTATTTCAGTTTTATTTGAAATGGCAAAAACAGCTAATACAAATATTAGTGGAAATTCTTCAAAGAAATTGATAGAATATATTTTAGAAGTGTTTTTAAAGTCGTCAGAAATTCTCGGGCTTTTTTATAAAGGCACAGAAGTACAACTAAATGATGAAGAAATAATGGCTTTAATAGAGGAAAGGCAAAAAGCAAGGAAAGAAAAGAATTGGAAACTGGCTGACGAGATAAGAGATAAATTAAAAGAACGGGGAATAATACTAGAAGATACCCCAGAAGGAGTAAGGTGGAAAAAGGTTTGA
- the cysE gene encoding serine O-acetyltransferase, translated as MFKTLKEDIRVIFERDPAAKSVLEVILCYPGLHAIILHRIAHYLYKKGLILLPRLISQFNRFITGIEIHPGAKIGKGFFIDHGMGVVIGETTEIGDNVTIYQGVTLGGTGKEKGKRHPTIKDNVVIGSGAKVLGPIVVGENSKIGAGAVVLKDVPPGSTVVGVPGRCVKRNNVRIASPYTVDLEHGKLPDPIEEELEKLRKRIERLEQIISEKEEEKDEAV; from the coding sequence ATGTTTAAGACTCTCAAAGAAGACATAAGAGTTATTTTTGAAAGAGACCCTGCAGCTAAAAGTGTATTGGAGGTCATATTGTGTTACCCTGGGCTCCATGCCATAATATTGCACAGAATTGCCCATTATTTATATAAAAAAGGCTTGATTTTATTGCCAAGACTTATCTCTCAATTTAATAGGTTTATAACAGGTATTGAAATACACCCCGGAGCTAAAATAGGGAAAGGGTTCTTTATTGACCATGGTATGGGAGTTGTAATAGGTGAAACTACTGAGATTGGAGACAATGTCACTATCTATCAAGGAGTGACTTTAGGCGGAACAGGTAAAGAAAAGGGGAAAAGGCATCCTACTATAAAGGACAATGTTGTTATAGGCAGTGGTGCAAAAGTACTAGGTCCTATAGTAGTAGGCGAAAATTCAAAAATTGGGGCAGGAGCTGTTGTTTTAAAAGATGTACCACCTGGCAGCACTGTAGTAGGAGTGCCTGGGCGTTGTGTCAAAAGAAACAATGTGCGCATAGCTTCACCATATACTGTAGATTTGGAACACGGGAAGCTTCCTGACCCTATTGAAGAAGAATTAGAAAAGTTAAGAAAAAGAATTGAGAGATTAGAGCAAATTATAAGTGAAAAGGAGGAAGAGAAGGATGAAGCTGTATAA
- the gltX gene encoding glutamate--tRNA ligase, translating into MSNLRVRFAPSPTGAIHIGNIRTALFNYLFSRSEGATFVLRIEDTDLERSSKEFEELIFKELEWLGIEWDEGPDKPGPYGPYRQSERLEIYHKLAQKLIEEKKAYRCYCTPEELEEDRRKAVERGDIPRYSGRCRYLTKEQEEAFIREGRKPVIRFIIPDDEVIEFEDMIKGKITIKSDTLGGDMVIVKSDGMPTYNFAVVVDDALMKITHVIRGEDHIYNTPKQILIYKALGFEIPKFAHAPLILGPDRTKLSKRHGNTYIGQYREIGYLPEAMFNFLSLLSWSPEDNVEIMSKEEIIKKFNFKRIHSANPIFDIEKLNWMNQQYIQKSPVERIVDLAIPHLKKAGYIDEIDNVMYNWLKGVISLYKDGLQYVAQITEKARMFFVEEVEYSDRAMEILNNPNSKTVLEALKKAIDEVNELTEDYVKDLLKKLQKETNVKGKEFFMPVRIAITGEDHGPEIVKIIPLLGKQKVLYRLNKALNLIN; encoded by the coding sequence ATGAGCAATTTGAGGGTTAGATTTGCTCCCAGTCCTACTGGCGCTATACACATAGGTAATATAAGAACTGCTCTTTTTAATTATCTTTTTTCACGTAGTGAAGGAGCTACTTTTGTGTTGAGGATTGAGGATACAGACCTTGAAAGGTCTTCCAAAGAGTTTGAAGAGTTGATTTTCAAAGAATTGGAGTGGTTAGGCATAGAATGGGACGAAGGGCCAGACAAACCAGGTCCCTATGGTCCTTATAGGCAAAGTGAAAGACTTGAAATTTATCATAAACTTGCCCAGAAACTTATTGAAGAAAAAAAGGCATATAGATGCTATTGCACTCCGGAGGAATTAGAAGAAGATAGAAGAAAGGCAGTAGAAAGAGGAGATATACCCCGCTATTCAGGAAGGTGCAGGTATCTTACAAAGGAACAAGAAGAGGCGTTTATTAGAGAGGGACGAAAGCCTGTTATAAGGTTTATCATTCCTGATGATGAAGTGATAGAATTCGAGGACATGATTAAAGGGAAAATCACGATAAAATCCGATACTTTAGGAGGAGATATGGTAATTGTCAAATCAGATGGCATGCCTACATACAATTTTGCGGTCGTAGTGGACGATGCCCTTATGAAGATTACCCATGTCATAAGAGGAGAAGACCATATATACAATACCCCTAAGCAGATATTGATTTACAAAGCTTTAGGTTTTGAAATTCCTAAGTTTGCCCATGCACCTTTAATATTGGGACCAGACAGGACTAAGCTTTCTAAAAGGCATGGCAATACTTATATAGGCCAGTACAGGGAGATAGGATATTTACCAGAAGCGATGTTTAATTTCCTCTCCCTTTTAAGCTGGTCCCCAGAAGACAATGTAGAGATTATGTCAAAGGAAGAAATTATCAAAAAATTTAATTTCAAAAGGATTCACAGTGCCAATCCTATCTTTGACATTGAGAAGCTTAACTGGATGAACCAACAATATATACAAAAAAGCCCTGTTGAAAGGATTGTAGATTTGGCTATTCCTCATTTAAAAAAGGCAGGATACATTGACGAAATAGACAATGTGATGTATAATTGGCTAAAGGGTGTAATATCTCTTTACAAAGATGGACTTCAATATGTAGCTCAAATAACAGAAAAAGCCAGAATGTTTTTCGTGGAAGAAGTAGAATACTCAGATAGAGCAATGGAAATATTAAATAATCCAAACAGTAAAACAGTGTTAGAGGCTCTTAAAAAAGCTATAGATGAAGTTAATGAATTGACAGAAGACTATGTGAAAGATTTGCTGAAAAAGTTACAGAAAGAAACAAATGTGAAGGGCAAAGAGTTTTTCATGCCTGTTAGAATAGCAATAACAGGAGAAGACCACGGACCTGAAATTGTAAAAATTATTCCTCTGTTGGGGAAACAGAAGGTTTTATATAGGCTTAATAAAGCGCTAAATTTAATAAATTAA
- a CDS encoding proline--tRNA ligase translates to MRLSQLLVPTLREIPAEAEIPSHILMLKAALMRKLASGVYIYLPLGQRVLKKVEQIVREEMDRAGSQEVLMSALIPAELLKESGRWDVFGPEMFKLKDRNERDFCLGPTHEEVFTDLVRNEIKSYRQLPIILYQIQTKFRDERRPRFGVMRSREFIMKDAYSFDVDWEGLDVSFNKMYEAYCKIFDRCGLKYIVVEADSGAMGGKDSKEFMVTSSVGEAVIAYCENCGYAANEEKAECLINQSAEKEMLLKEKVETPEVRTIEELVNFLGVTSDRFVKTLIYKAKDKVVAALVRGNRDLNETKLLNILGIREEDLELADASLVEKVTGAKVGFAGPIGLKGEVMVIVDNEIPQMRNFIVGANETDYHFINVNYGRDFKGDIVADIKSVVEGDRCPKCGSPLKIDRGIEVGHIFKLGTKYSDALGAKYVDEEGNEKPIVMGCYGIGINRTVAAIIEQHHDDKGIIWPMSVAPYHVIVVPVNVANEAQKQVSEDIYQALQKEGIEVLIDDRDLRAGVKFNDADLLGIPIRITVGKKVDGDIVEIKLRAKEEAEEVKVSEVVERVKNIIKEEMK, encoded by the coding sequence ATGAGGTTATCGCAATTATTAGTTCCGACTTTAAGAGAAATCCCTGCCGAAGCTGAGATTCCCAGTCATATTCTCATGTTAAAGGCAGCTTTGATGAGAAAACTGGCTTCGGGGGTATATATTTATTTGCCATTGGGACAAAGGGTGTTAAAAAAGGTAGAGCAGATTGTAAGGGAAGAGATGGATAGAGCTGGTTCTCAAGAAGTGTTGATGTCTGCTCTTATTCCCGCGGAGCTTTTAAAAGAAAGTGGAAGATGGGATGTCTTTGGTCCAGAAATGTTTAAGCTTAAAGACAGAAATGAAAGAGATTTTTGTTTAGGTCCCACCCACGAAGAAGTTTTTACAGACCTTGTCAGGAATGAGATAAAGTCTTACAGGCAGTTGCCTATTATACTTTACCAGATACAGACTAAGTTCAGGGATGAAAGACGACCTCGTTTTGGTGTCATGAGAAGTAGAGAGTTTATAATGAAAGATGCCTATAGTTTTGATGTTGATTGGGAAGGCTTAGATGTGTCTTTTAATAAGATGTATGAGGCATATTGTAAAATATTTGACAGGTGCGGATTAAAATACATTGTGGTAGAAGCAGATTCAGGAGCTATGGGTGGCAAAGATTCTAAAGAATTCATGGTGACATCAAGTGTGGGTGAGGCAGTAATAGCTTATTGTGAAAATTGCGGATATGCGGCTAATGAAGAAAAAGCAGAATGCCTCATTAACCAAAGCGCAGAAAAAGAGATGTTACTTAAAGAAAAAGTGGAAACCCCTGAGGTACGCACAATTGAGGAATTGGTAAACTTTCTGGGCGTCACTTCTGACAGATTTGTAAAAACTCTCATATATAAAGCAAAAGATAAGGTTGTGGCAGCTTTGGTAAGAGGAAATAGGGATTTAAATGAGACAAAACTTCTCAACATTTTAGGAATAAGAGAAGAAGATTTGGAGTTGGCAGACGCTTCTCTTGTGGAAAAGGTCACTGGAGCCAAAGTGGGATTTGCAGGTCCTATAGGCTTAAAAGGAGAAGTCATGGTCATAGTGGATAATGAGATTCCACAGATGAGAAATTTCATAGTGGGAGCTAATGAAACGGATTATCACTTTATAAACGTAAATTACGGCAGAGATTTTAAAGGGGATATTGTAGCGGATATAAAAAGCGTGGTTGAAGGAGACAGGTGTCCAAAATGTGGGTCACCGCTTAAAATTGATAGAGGCATAGAAGTAGGACATATTTTTAAACTGGGGACAAAATACAGCGATGCATTAGGAGCTAAATATGTGGACGAAGAAGGAAATGAAAAGCCTATTGTAATGGGATGCTATGGCATAGGAATCAACAGGACAGTTGCAGCCATCATAGAACAACACCATGACGACAAAGGAATTATATGGCCTATGAGTGTGGCTCCTTACCACGTGATTGTGGTACCTGTAAATGTGGCTAATGAAGCGCAAAAACAGGTGTCAGAGGATATATATCAAGCACTTCAAAAAGAGGGAATAGAAGTTTTGATAGATGACAGAGATTTAAGAGCAGGTGTCAAATTTAACGATGCGGATTTATTAGGTATACCAATAAGGATTACTGTTGGCAAAAAGGTTGACGGTGATATAGTTGAAATTAAGCTGAGGGCAAAAGAAGAAGCAGAAGAGGTAAAAGTTTCTGAGGTAGTTGAAAGAGTTAAGAATATAATAAAAGAGGAGATGAAATAA